CGGCGAACCCGTCGTCGTCGCTCCATCCCGGGGCGTTGCCGATGTCGCGGTCGGGGCGCGGATCGTCGAACTCCACCGACCGCGGACTACCGAACCCGAGGAGGAACAGTGCCGCGCCCACCCCGAACAACGCGACGAACGCCGGCAACAACAGCGTCTGCGACATCGCCGCCGCGAACGGTTCCTGCAGGAATGCCGGCAACAGGTTCGCGCTGTCGCCCGCGGGCGACTCCGCGCCCGTCACTCCCACCTCGTCGCTGATCCGCCACGCCATGAAGGCCGCCACACCCGCGCTGCCCAGCACCGACCCCACCTGACGGGTGGTGTTGTAGACGCCCGACCCCGCCCCGGCCAGTTGCGGCGGCAGGTTGCGTGTGGCCGTCGCTGCGAGCGGCGACCAGATGAACGCCATGCCCACGCCGACTACCGTCAACGGCAGCACGATCCGCCAGATCGGGGTGGCGGACGTCATCTCTATGGACAGCCACGTCATCGCGATCGCCACCAGCGAGAAGCCGAAGCCGATCACCGGGCGTGGATGGGACCTGTCGATGATTCTGCCCACCAACGGTGCGAGCACGCCGCTCGCGACGGCCATCGGCGCCACCACCAGTGCCGAACGGGTAGGCGAGAGTCCGCACACCTCCTGGGCGTAGAACATGACCGGCACGATCATCGCCGTCACGACGAAACCGATGGTGGCCACACCGATGTTGGACAGCGAGAAGTCACGGTCCCTAAAGATGCGGAGCGGAACCAGTGGATCGGTGGGGTTGACGTACTGCCAGAACAGGAACGCGGCCATGAAGCCGATGCCGCCCGCGATCGTGCCCCACACCCACGGCGCCCAGTTGTGCGACTGCCCTTCCTGCAGGGCGAACACGATCATGAACATGCCGATCCCGGACAGCGCCATACCGAGCAGATCGAACCGCTTCACCTGGGTGTCCAATTGCGGAATCAGTCGCACGGCCAGAGCGACCCCGAAGACACCCACCGGCACGTTGACGAAGAAAATCCACTGCCAGCCCAGGACGTCGAGCAACAGACCGCCGGCGAGCGGACCGACCAACGTCGCCACGCCCGCCGTCGCGCCCCACAGGCTCATCGCGACACCGCGCCGGTCGGCCGGGAAGATGCGGGTGATCGTCGACAGCGTCTGCGGTGTGAGCAGAGCCGCCCCGAAACCCTGCATGACCCGCGCCATGATCAGCGTGTTGATGCTGTCGGCCAGCCCGCACCACAGCGACGCCAAAGTGAAGACCGTCAGCCCGACCACGTAGAGGTTCTTCGGTCCGAACCGGTCGCCGAGTCGGCCCGCCACGAGCAGCGGAACCGCATAGGCGAGGAGGTAAGCGCTCGTCACCCAGATGACCGAGTCATAGCTGGCGCCGAGCGCGGCCATGATGGACGGGTTGGCGACCGACACGATCGTCGCGTCCACGAGGATCATGAAGAAGCCGACCAACATCGCCCACAACGCATGCCACGGGTTCGCCGTGGCGGTACCGCGCCGCGTTGCGGTTGCGCGGTCGTTGTTCCGGGAGGTCAGGGTCTTGTACATCACATCGACTTACTCAAAGATTCGGCCGACGCTACGGGCGGTGGCCAACCCCGACAAGTCAGGGTCGCGCCACTACAGACCTCAGGCCGGCTCTGGGACGGCGTCGCCGATGACACCATCCCGCTCATTGTCCTTGGATACGGGCGCCGGCGTGCCCACCGCCCGAGCCCCGACGCGCAGCGTAAGGGCCAATGCGAACAACGCGATCACCATACCGACCGTCATCACCAGCGCGAGGGCGAACTCGTCGTTGCCGAGCACCCCGACGAGCGGGGCGATCGCCGCGCCCAGCCCGAACTGCGCCGCGCCGAGCGCCGCCGCCGCGGTGCCCGCGGCCTCGGGATGCCGGGTCAGGGCGACGGCCGGCGCGTTCGGGATTACCAGTCCCATCGCACCGAGGATCGCCCACACCGGAATGACGAATCCGAACAGCCCGCCGACGTGGGCAGCCGAGAGACCCACGAACACAACGCCCACCACGGCCGCTGCGGCCAGCGCCCACAGCGCGATGGTCTGCGGCGTGAACCGGCGCAGCAGCACGACGTTGAACTGGGTGGCACCGATCAGCGCGACGGCGCCTGCCGCGAACACCAGTGCGAAAGCCTGCTGGTCCAACCCGTACCGGCCCTGCAGCACGAAGGCCGCGCCCGCGATGTACGCGAACAGCCCGGACATGCCGAGCGCGGCGACGAGGACCAGCACGACGAAGCGGACGTCGCGCAGAACCTCGACGTATGTGGCCGCGATGCTGCGCACCTTCAGCGGACGTCGATGCGACGCCGGCAGGGTTTCCGGCAGCGCCAGGGCGGCCAGCAACAACAGCGCCCCCGCCATGACCACCAGCACCGCGAACACCCAGTGCCAGGAGGCCTTCAAGAGGACTACCGCGCCCAGCGACGGGGCGAGTACCGGAGCAGCGCCGAGCACGAGCATCACCCGGGAAAAGACCGTGGCGGCGACCGACTCTTCGAACAGATCCCCGATCGCGGCGAACGCCACGACCATCGCGGCGGCGGCGCCCACGCCCTGCAGCCCGCGCGCCACGCCCAGTACGGCGATGTTCGGCGCGAAGAGGCACACCAGCGACGCCAGCATGTGCAGGACGATGCCGGCCATCAGCGGCCGCCGACGACCGAGCGAGTCCGACAGCGGACCGACGATCAGCTGGCCGAGGGCGAGGCCCGCGAGGGTTCCGGTGAGCGTCAGCTGCGCCACCGACGACGACACCCCGAGGTCCTCGGCGATCTTCGGCAACGCCGGGAGGTACATGTCGATGGTCAGCGGGCCCAGGGCGACCAACAGTCCCAGGATCAGAACCATCTTGGTGCGGCTCGGCGACTTCGCCTCCACAGTCGTCGCGTCCACGAAGGGTGATGTTGCCATGAAAATGGTTAGCGTCGCTTCCCAATATTTTCTTCCCCACTTCACAGACAGTGAGCGCGATCACGTTCGGGCACCCGCCGCGCCCGTTCGCGCGTTCATATAGGGCTAGCCTGAAAGGCCAGCCGTACGCACAGGGAGGCCGCACATGAGTGCCAGGTCAAGCGCCAAGAACCAGCTGCCGGCGACCAGAGATGGCGTCGACGAGAATCCGAGTGCAGCGGCGAAGGTCCTTTCGGCGATCATCGAACGCAGCGCGCGCGTGCAGGCGCCCGCGGTCAAGGCCTACGTCGACCGGCTGCGCCAGCAGAGCCCCCATGCGACACCCGCGCAGATCGTTGCCCGCCTCGAGAAGCACTACCTCGCCGCAGTGATGGCCAGCGGTGCCGCCGTCGGTTCGGCGGCCGCCTTCCCCGGGATCGGCACGCTGGCGGCCATGTCGGCCGTCGCGGGCGAGACGGTCGTTTTCCTCGAGGCGACGTCGCTCTATGTGCTGTCTGTCGCCGAGGTGCACGGCATCCCCGCCGATCATCGGGAGCGCCGACGGGCGTTGGTCCTGGCGGTGCTGGTCGGCGAGGACAGCAAGCGCGCGGTGACCGATCTGCTCGGCCCCGGCCGCACGAGCGGGTCGTGGCTTGCCGATGGCGCGGCGACGTTGCCGCTGCCCGCGGTCTCACAGCTGAACTCGCGGCTGCTGAAGTACTTCATCAAGCGTTACACGCTCAAGCGCGGAGCGATCGCATTCGGTAAGTTGCTGCCGGTCGGCATCGGGGCCGTCGTCGGTGGTGTCGGCAACCGGATGATGGGCAAGCGCATCGTGTCCAACGCGCGCAACGCGTTCGGCGATCCGCCTCCGCGCTGGCCGGCAGCGATTCACGTCCTGCCCGCACCGCGAAACTAGCCGTCACCGGCAAGCGTCTGACCACAACGACCATAAGAGCGTTGTCATGGTCTGGTCGTTGTGAGAGCGATAGCCTTTAGACGGCACACAGCGGGTACCCGCTGACTAGAGGAGAAAAATCGGCGAGCGCCGAGGTGCGCTTGCGTGAGGCGAAGGAATCGAGGCGAGTAGCTGCCGTGAGCTCACCATCACCATTCGGACAGAACGAGTGGTTGGTCGAGGAGATGTATCGCAAGTTTCGCGAGGACCCCTCTTCGGTAGATCCCAGTTGGCATGAATTTCTGGTCGACTACTCCCCCGAACCGACCACCGACAGTCAGACCGGCAACGGCCAACGGACAGCTGCGCCCGTCGCCCCGCCCGAGCCCGCGCCTGCACCGCCCCCCAAGCCGGCCGAGAGCAAGGCCGAGTCGAAACCGGAAGCCAAACCGAAAGAACAGAGTTCCGCGCCGAAGGCCGAGGCCAAGAGCGAGCCGGCGCCCAAGCCGAAGCCGGCCCCCGCGCCTGCGGAAGGCTCCGACTCCCAGGTGCTGCGCGGTGCCGCGGCCGCCGTCGTGAAGAACATGTCGGCGTCGCTGGAGGTGCCGACCGCGACAAGCGTGCGTGCCATCCCGGCCAAGCTGATGATCGACAACCGGATCGTCATCAACAACCACCTCAAGCGGACCCGCGGCGGCAAGGTCTCCTTCACCCACCTCATCGGCTACGCGCTGGTGCAGGCGGTGAAGAAGTTCCCGAACATGAACCGTCACTTCGCCGAGATCGACGGCAAGCCGAACGCGGTGACCCCCGAACACGTCAACCTCGGTCTCGCGATCGACCTGCAGGGCAAGGACGGCAACCGTCAGCTCGTCGTCGCAGGCATCAAGAATTCCGAAAACATGCGGTTCGGGCAGTTCCTCGCCGCCTACGAGGACATCGTGCGGCGCGCCCGCGACGGCAAGCTGACCGCCGAAGACTTTGGCGGCG
The sequence above is drawn from the Mycobacterium gallinarum genome and encodes:
- a CDS encoding multidrug effflux MFS transporter; the protein is MATSPFVDATTVEAKSPSRTKMVLILGLLVALGPLTIDMYLPALPKIAEDLGVSSSVAQLTLTGTLAGLALGQLIVGPLSDSLGRRRPLMAGIVLHMLASLVCLFAPNIAVLGVARGLQGVGAAAAMVVAFAAIGDLFEESVAATVFSRVMLVLGAAPVLAPSLGAVVLLKASWHWVFAVLVVMAGALLLLAALALPETLPASHRRPLKVRSIAATYVEVLRDVRFVVLVLVAALGMSGLFAYIAGAAFVLQGRYGLDQQAFALVFAAGAVALIGATQFNVVLLRRFTPQTIALWALAAAAVVGVVFVGLSAAHVGGLFGFVIPVWAILGAMGLVIPNAPAVALTRHPEAAGTAAAALGAAQFGLGAAIAPLVGVLGNDEFALALVMTVGMVIALFALALTLRVGARAVGTPAPVSKDNERDGVIGDAVPEPA
- a CDS encoding MFS transporter; amino-acid sequence: MYKTLTSRNNDRATATRRGTATANPWHALWAMLVGFFMILVDATIVSVANPSIMAALGASYDSVIWVTSAYLLAYAVPLLVAGRLGDRFGPKNLYVVGLTVFTLASLWCGLADSINTLIMARVMQGFGAALLTPQTLSTITRIFPADRRGVAMSLWGATAGVATLVGPLAGGLLLDVLGWQWIFFVNVPVGVFGVALAVRLIPQLDTQVKRFDLLGMALSGIGMFMIVFALQEGQSHNWAPWVWGTIAGGIGFMAAFLFWQYVNPTDPLVPLRIFRDRDFSLSNIGVATIGFVVTAMIVPVMFYAQEVCGLSPTRSALVVAPMAVASGVLAPLVGRIIDRSHPRPVIGFGFSLVAIAMTWLSIEMTSATPIWRIVLPLTVVGVGMAFIWSPLAATATRNLPPQLAGAGSGVYNTTRQVGSVLGSAGVAAFMAWRISDEVGVTGAESPAGDSANLLPAFLQEPFAAAMSQTLLLPAFVALFGVGAALFLLGFGSPRSVEFDDPRPDRDIGNAPGWSDDDGFAVDHDEYVEYTVSWDDLEPVRTRRPGAESDPEPATEPMASRPQHVLHAPADLWHDEPVESWRHVTDEYPAVVEDTPPAAQDILDFLRAADTPAPKVQPIGFAHNGFHVDDEKHVQPVARPQIADPAGRHARRLDEREPSRHRARDEEPEPRTFWFESNGRHARDDPDDTPRHGRHSTPWPD